From Megalops cyprinoides isolate fMegCyp1 chromosome 18, fMegCyp1.pri, whole genome shotgun sequence, one genomic window encodes:
- the LOC118793497 gene encoding kelch-like protein 33 translates to MSRPAGDRQMSVRDRMGLFQTQTAGAGGGGGGRGAKTPVKVPPSPTNRASTADSAKGFSHAPGSRPYHLPSHCDALFGSLCALREAGLLLDCSLLLHSTTFRVHRLLLAALSGCAQAWLLSAGERLRVAQPVSAAGLQAVVDFAYSGQVGAATEEVQEACRGLGAERLAQLYTGGAGTSQTIPDAANERERSLQVIKDLWERGIACDLVLKTEREESFPVHRVVLAAGGAYFRALLCGGMRESGEGVVMLRGVCGWVLQMLLAFLYSGTLWLSEDTVWELTEAALQYQLQGALSLCQDFLRAHMDVQSCLDVLALAEAYGLQQLGQQAEQFILRNFQRVSAGDKFRDLPADTLEHLLQNDTLSVDSEVAVFRAVLCWVQEDRPARLQYLPRLLQEVRFPLMCGAELQEVQGCRLMTEEALEAVRLLLHSACKPRTPNQVLVLVGGDCVDDDLARRSPSCSLWFARRFLRGEGLIREVEWRPLPPLPPPPRLRHCVCVLHNRLYVLGGRKYYGARDILQSALRFDPAQEKWERLADMLSARDYFAAVCLRGKVYALGGNRDDSHYLDSVEVYTPEDNTWRCVHPLATPVCGHAAAVLNGCIYISGGCDSGLRCLPSLWRYNPEQGCTDLAPMRAGPGRAGHAMQAVGGLLCVAGGVQPVWGGFRDQLQCEAYDPALDAWTPLPCLPRPHLSPASALLGEELYLLGGSSADSARDTPWVHRYNSRTCRWDRLGAMPRPYSDLAACTLQLPGGCFSQ, encoded by the exons ATGTCCCGACCAGCTGGGGACAGACAGATGTCTGTGCGTGACAGGATGGGCCTGTTCcagacacagactgcaggggcaggaggaggaggaggaggaagaggggcaAAAACGCCTGTGAAagtccctccctcccccacaaaCAGAGCCTCCACGGCTGATAGTGCCAAAGGCTTTAGCCACGCCCCTGGGTCCCGCCCTTACCACCTCCCCTCCCACTGCGACGCCCTCTTCGGCTCACTGTGCGCCCTGCGGGAGGCCGGCCTGCTGCTGGACTGCAGCCTGCTGCTCCACAGCACCACCTTCAGGGTGCACCGCCTCCTGCTGGCAGCCCTCAGCGGCTGCGCCCAGGCCTGGCTGCTGTCTGCGGGAGAGCGGCTGCGGGTGGCTCAGCCCGTCAGCGCGGCCGGCCTGCAGGCCGTCGTAGACTTTGCCTACAGCGGGCAGGTGGGCGCGGCCAcggaggaggtgcaggaggcctgcagggggctgggggcggAGCGACTGGCACAGCTGTACACCGGGGGGGCGGGGACAAGCCAGACCATACCTGAtgcagccaatgagagagagCGCAGTCTTCAGGTCATAAAAGACCTCTGGGAGAGAGGGATCGCCTGTGACTTAGTGCTGAAGacggagagagaagagagtttTCCAG ttcatcGGGTGGTGCTGGCAGCAGGTGGGGCGTACTTCCGGGCATTGCTGTGTGGTGGGATGCGTGAGTCGGGTGAGGGGGTGGTGATGCTGCGGGGGGTGTGCGGGTGGGTGCTACAGATGCTGCTGGCCTTTCTGTACTCCGGTACTCTGTGGCTGAGTGAGGACACTGTGTGGGAGCTGACAGAGGCAGCGCTGCAGTACCagctgcagggggcgctgtcacTCTGCCAGGACTTCCTGCGGGCCCACATGGACGTGCAGTCATGCCTGGATGTGCTGGCCCTGGCTGAGGCCTAcgggctgcagcagctgggccAGCAGGCGGAGCAGTTTATTCTCAGAAACTTCCAGAGGGTTTCTGCCGGGGACAAATTCCGGGACCTCCCTGCTGACACCCTGGAGCACCTGCTGCAGAATGACACCCTGTCTGTGGACAGCGAG gtggcTGTGTTCAGGGCGGTGCTGTGTTGGGTGCAGGAGGATCGCCCGGCGCGGCTGCAGTACCTGCCCCGGCTCCTGCAGGAGGTGCGCTTCCCGCTGATGTGCGgggcggagctgcaggaggTGCAGGGCTGCCGGCTGATGACTGAGGAGGCGCTGGAGGCCGTGAGGCTCCTCCTCCACTCCGCCTGCAAGCCTCGCACCCCCAACCAG GTGCTGGTCCTGGTTGGGGGGGACTGCGTGGATGACGACTTGGCCAGACGCTCGCCGAGCTGCAGCCTGTGGTTTGCGCGGCGCTTCCTGCGGGGGGAGGGTCTGATCAGAGAGGTGGAGTGGAGGCCGctgcccccgctgccccccccaccccgactcCGCCACTGCGTCTGCGTGCTGCACAACCGCCTCTACGTCCTCGGAGGCCGCAAGTACTACGGTGCCCGCGACATCCTCCAGTCTGCCCTCAG gtTTGACCCGGCACAGGAGAAGTGGGAGAGGCTGGCAGACATGCTCAGTGCTCGGGATTActttgcagcagtgtgtctcaggGGGAAGGTGTACGCTCTGGGTGGAAACCGTGACGACAGCCACTACCTCGACTCTGTGGAGGTCTATACCCCAGAGGACAACACCTGGAG GTGCGTGCACCCGCTGGCCACGCCGGTGTGCGGGCATGCTGCGGCCGTGCTGAATGGGTGCATCTACATTTCGGGGGGGTGTGATTCGGGGCTGCGTTGCCTGCCCTCTCTGTGGCGGTACAATCCGGAGCAGGGCTGCACGGACCTGGCCCCCATGAGGGCGGGGCCAGGCCGGGCGGGGCACGCCATGCAGGCCGTGggggggctgctgtgtgtggcggggggggttCAGCCGGTGTGGGGGGGGTTCAGAGACCAACTCCAGTGTGAGGCCTACGACCCTGCCCTGGACGCGTGGACACCCCTCCCCTGCCTGCCCCGCCCACACCTGTCCCCCGCCTCCGCTCTGCTGGGGGAGGAGCTGTATCTGCTGGGCGGGTCCTCCGCTGACTCCGCCCGCGACACGCCCTGGGTGCACCGCTACAACTCCCGCACCTGCCGCTGGGACAGGCTGGGTGCCATGCCACGCCCGTACTCAGACCTGGCAGCCTGCACCCTGCAGCTACCCGGCGGCTGCTTCTCCCAGTAG